Below is a window of Sulfurisphaera ohwakuensis DNA.
AATCAACATCAAAATATACGCTACCGCTCTTTGCTACATACGCATGTCCTTTATCTATCAATTTTTGTATGAAATTTATAATTTCCTTAATGTGATAGGTTACTCTAGGGTGTTGGTCTATTTCGATCTTTAATTGAGTTAATGCATTAAGGTAGTCTTTTGTGTAAAAATCTACAATTTCTGTCCAATCTTTACCTGTTTCTTGTGCTTTCTTTATTATCTTATCATCTATATCTGTAATATTTTGAACTCTAATAACGTTATATCCTCTTAATCTTAGATATCTAACCATTGCGTCAAAGGATACAAATGTTCTACCGTGTCCTATATGAAGGTAATCATATACTGTTGGACCACATACATACATTTTGACAGTTTGCGGTTCTACGGTCTCTAATGGTTGAATTTTTCTTCCTAACGTATTATAAATTCTGATTTGCATTAATATCACCCTCAAACAACTTAAAGGTTTTTTCCCTTATTTTTGGTATTATATTAAGTTGTTCAGGTTTAACTCCTAATAACATTGCTAGCTTAACTGATGTAAGTCCGGCTAATAGTGTTAAGCTAGCAATGTTCTTTAAAATTGATTGATATAATGGATATATCTTATATGCGTTAATTAAATTCGCAGACTCTTCATCAAGTTTGTCTGAAACTATAACAATCGGATAAAAAGTATAGGGAGAAGGATACGAATACAATTCTATTTCATTATGATTTGCTTCTGGTAACTCATTATAAAATGCAGGATATTTCGCATTTTCATTAATTTCTTGTTTAAATCTTTCGGCTATTGGAAGAAAAGTTGATGAATAAATTATCGGTATTTTACCAATAATTTGGGAAGCTAAAATCCCAGAAATTTCATTTAACTTAGAATAATCTTTAGTTCCCTCTACTAATTCGTTTACATTATAATTCGTCCCTAGACCTTCGTTAATTATTCTAATAAGATAAGTAAAAATATAGGGGAATACAAATCTGGTTTGTAAACCTTTAGGAAGTTTTATTACCGGTAAATTGTATTTGATTGCTATTTCTTCAATTTTTCCGCCAGATGTTATTACTATAGCTTTTCTAGTTTTTTTTAGAGAAGTTAATAATGCAAATATTGTTTCTGTAGTATTTCCAGAATAGCTAACTGCAATAACTGTACTCTTTTCATTTACCTTTACCTTATAACCTCTAAATAATTGGTATTTAACTGGCAGTTCTAATATTTCTAGTATCCTTCCAGGTATTCCGCTTCCTCCTATTCCTAAATAAACGAGTTCCTCAATCTTTTCTATAATAGGTATATTTGTGTTTAAGGCCTCTTGAAAAAAAATAATCCAATTCTCATATGGATTATTCACTTTTAATCACCATAGATATATTAATCGATGGTGGATTAGAAGAAATTGATGCAGTTATACTCTCTATCCCAATTTTCTTTAAATTAGGTCTTAATTGCAACAAAGAAGAGGAAACATAAAGAGATATTATAGATAAATATTCCTCAAAAAGACTAGATATTCTACTGTTAACTAGAGTAGAATAATTTGTGGGTTGTAATAAGAATAGTAAGGAAACATTTATTCTCTCTACAAGAATTAAGAAGTTCGAAATAGCTTCATTCCAATTTTGTGACTTTATGGAATTTTCAAGTTTATCAAATATTTCTAACTGTTTTTTACTTTCTGCCTTTAAAAATTTTAATATTTCAGCCTCATTAAAACTTAAGCCAGCTTCACTTATAGTTTCAAGTTTTTTTATTAAATCCTCAAATAGATTTCTTGTTGTCTCCATAAAAGAATCTTATTAATACTATATAAAAAGGTCTTCTCTTAATTTAATGTATGGAAACTTTAGTAGTAGTAGGTGGCGGAGCTGCTGGAATGAGTGCTTCTTCAAGAGTTAGGAGATTAAAGCCAGACATGGAAATTGTTGTATTTGAATCAACAAA
It encodes the following:
- a CDS encoding bifunctional phosphoglucose/phosphomannose isomerase, with protein sequence MNNPYENWIIFFQEALNTNIPIIEKIEELVYLGIGGSGIPGRILEILELPVKYQLFRGYKVKVNEKSTVIAVSYSGNTTETIFALLTSLKKTRKAIVITSGGKIEEIAIKYNLPVIKLPKGLQTRFVFPYIFTYLIRIINEGLGTNYNVNELVEGTKDYSKLNEISGILASQIIGKIPIIYSSTFLPIAERFKQEINENAKYPAFYNELPEANHNEIELYSYPSPYTFYPIVIVSDKLDEESANLINAYKIYPLYQSILKNIASLTLLAGLTSVKLAMLLGVKPEQLNIIPKIREKTFKLFEGDINANQNL